From a region of the Phaseolus vulgaris cultivar G19833 chromosome 6, P. vulgaris v2.0, whole genome shotgun sequence genome:
- the LOC137832527 gene encoding glutamate receptor 2.7-like, with product MHFLSTNPQAQTMTLLIFYFLMSLVLINGYQDEATNVHNKVISVGAIIDVNSRIGKEQQVAMDIAARSYNSTSKTYKLALYFRNSTKDPIRAITLAEEMINKQKVQVIIGMHRWSEAALVAETGSQAQVPIIAFAEPTITPPLMTKRWPFLVRMTRSGLSYIKCIADIVKAFGWQRVVAIYEDDAYGGDYGMLALLSEALQNVSSLIDYHLVLPPISSLHDPGGFIREELLKLVQTQSRVFIVLQSSLEMAIHLFKEASKMGLVDKESAWILPESITNLLDSVNKSAISYMDGALGIKTYYSEISSEYQDFEAQFRRTFWSKNVEEDNRYPGFYALQAYDSIKIVTQAVDIMTSRNTTNPKKLLREILSTSFLGLSGHIQFEDGALQKTSILRIVNVAGKSYKELCFWSEQYGFTTNIPTEKGGYSGAGNTECFSGVRWPGNVKHYPKGWNMPTAQNPMKIAVRSRTSFSKFVKVDYDHNGNPANYSGFCIDIFQSVQGLLGYDLPYKYYPIDGTYNDLVQLVYNKSYDAAVGDMTILEERLQYVDFTVPYAESGLSMIVPSKSKESAWMFTKPFTWELWMVTGSILIYTMLVVWYLERESNPEFHGNWKTQISTALWFTFSSLFFAHREKMHSNLTRMVMVSWLLLVLILTSCYTASLSSMLTVKKLQPNVTDIEWLKRNNMKIGCDGDSFVRSFLEKVEGFHPENIIHVTDEYKYDDAFQNNTIAAAFLELPYEKVFITEYCDRYTGSTPRTRFGGLGFMFQKGSPVTRDVSKAILHLSERAELKKLEEKWLTTSSKCSSDTNDTESLKLRSLWILYVISGATSTICLLLSIIHTLVKSCQQCQRVAAEGNDTPSHHNAWEKMITHVNHTFNKKINNSRETQTQVVSDFSSRRGHQSMNDSHEHHLELASLVPQNSMLPSPSPELHITTHTDIGITNTSK from the exons ATGCATTTCCTTTCAACTAATCCTCAAGCACAAACAATGACTTTGCTCATCTTTTATTTTCTCATGTCCCTTGTTCTTATTAATGGCTACCAAGATGAAGCTACAAATGTACACAACAAGGTTATATCTGTTGGGGCAATCATAGATGTGAATTCTCGCATTGGGAAAGAACAGCAAGTAGCCATGGACATTGCAGCTCGAAGTTACAACAGCACTTCAAAGACCTACAAGTTGGCTCTCTATTTTCGGAACTCCACCAAGGATCCCATCCGAGCCATCACTCTTG CTGAAGAGATGATTAATAAGCAAAAGGTGCAAGTGATTATTGGGATGCACAGATGGTCAGAAGCAGCTCTAGTGGCTGAAACAGGAAGCCAAGCTCAAGTTCCTATCATAGCATTTGCAGAACCTACCATAACCCCACCGTTGATGACTAAGCGGTGGCCTTTTTTGGTGAGAATGACTAGAAGTGGTTTATCATATATCAAATGCATTGCAGATATAGTGAAAGCTTTTGGTTGGCAGAGAGTAGTAGCTATCTATGAAGATGATGCATATGGAGGTGATTATGGCATGCTAGCACTACTATCTGAGGCCCTCCAGAATGTGAGTTCATTGATTGATTATCACTTAGTTCTTCCACCTATTTCTTCTCTGCATGATCCAGGAGGGTTTATTCGTGAAGAGCTGTTGAAGTTGGTGCAAACCCAATCTCGCGTGTTCATTGTGCTGCAATCTTCATTAGAAATGGCTATCCATTTGTTTAAAGAAGCCTCAAAAATGGGACTGGTGGACAAAGAATCAGCCTGGATACTCCCAGAGAGCATAACAAATTTGCTGGACTCTGTCAACAAGTCTGCTATTTCCTATATGGATGGAGCTTTAGGAATCAAGACGTACTACTCCGAAATAAGCAGTGAGTACCAAGATTTTGAGGCTCAATTCAGGAGAACATTTTGGTCTAAGAATGTGGAGGAAGATAACCGCTACCCCGGATTTTATGCATTGCAAGCATATGATAGCATTAAAATTGTGACCCAAGCAGTGGACATAATGACCAGTAGAAACACTACCAACCCAAAGAAATTACTACGAGAAATACTGTCTACCAGTTTTCTTGGTTTAAGCGGTCATATTCAATTTGAAGATGGGGCACTCCAGAAGACTTCTATTTTAAGGATAGTAAATGTGGCTGGGAAGAGTTACAAGGAACTATGCTTTTGGAGTGAACAATATGGGTTCACCACAAACATCCCTACAGAAAAAGGTGGATATTCTGGTGCTGGTAATACAGAATGTTTCAGTGGTGTTCGATGGCCTGGGAATGTGAAGCACTATCCAAAAGGGTGGAACATGCCTACTGCACAAAATCCAATGAAAATTGCAGTCCGCAGCAGAACCTCTTTTTCCAAGTTTGTCAAGGTTGATTATGATCATAATGGTAATCCTGCAAATTATAGTGGATTTTGTATTGATATTTTTCAGAGTGTGCAAGGCCTTTTGGGGTATGACTTGCCATATAAGTATTATCCTATTGATGGAACCTATAATGATTTGGTTCAGCTTGTCTATAACAAG AGTTATGATGCCGCAGTCGGGGACATGACAATACTAGAGGAAAGACTGCAGTATGTGGATTTTACAGTGCCATATGCAGAATCAGGATTGTCAATGATAGTTCCATCAAAGTCTAAAGAGTCAGCATGGATGTTCACAAAGCCCTTTACCTGGGAACTGTGGATGGTTACAGGTTCCATTTTGATTTACACAATGTTAGTAGTTTGGTACCTTGAGAGAGAATCCAATCCTGAGTTTCATGGCAATTGGAAGACCCAAATCAGCACAGCTCTTTGGTTTACCTTCTCCTCTTTGTTTTTCGCTCACA GGGAAAAAATGCATAGCAACTTAACTCGCATGGTGATGGTCTCATGGCtcttgctagttctgatccttACCTCATGCTACACTGCCAGTCTTTCTTCAATGCTCACAGTTAAAAAACTGCAACCAAATGTCACAGATATTGAGTGgttgaagaggaacaacatGAAAATTGGTTGTGATGGCGACTCATTTGTTAGGTCGTTCCTAGAGAAAGTAGAAGGGTTCCATCCTGAGAACATAATCCATGTTACTGATGAATACAAGTATGATGATGCTTTTCAAAATAACACCATAGCAGCTGCCTTTCTTGAACTCCCATATGAAAAGGTATTCATTACTGAATACTGCGATAGATACACGGGTTCCACCCCCAGAACCAGATTTGGAGGACTGGGCTTT ATGTTCCAGAAAGGTTCACCAGTGACTAGAGACGTGTCAAAAGCTATATTACATCTGTCAGAAAGGGCAGAGCTGAAGAAGTTGGAAGAGAAGTGGTTGACTACCTCCAGCAAGTGCTCCTCCGACACCAACGATACGGAAAGTTTGAAGCTGAGAAGTTTATGGATTCTATATGTCATCTCTGGTGCTACTTCCACCATTTGTCTGCTACTATCAATCATCCACACTCTAGTAAAATCCTGTCAGCAATGCCAACGCGTGGCAGCAGAAGGTAATGACACCCCAAGTCATCATAATGCGTGGGAAAAGATGATTACACATGTAAATCACACTTTTAACAAAAAGATCAATAATTCAAGAGAGACACAGACACAGGTTGTAAGTGATTTTTCTTCCAGACGGGGTCACCAGAGCATGAACGATTCTCATGAGCATCATCTGGAATTGGCTTCTCTAGTACCTCAAAATTCAATGCTCCCTTCTCCATCACCAGAGCTACACATAACAACACACACAGACATAGGAATCACCAACACTTCAAAGTAG
- the LOC137832528 gene encoding uncharacterized protein, producing the protein MELQLVWPFRCRVPRVGAGSASRGIRIGSARVRRKAVTAMRAVVQRVASASVEVEGSIVSEIGPGLLVLVGIHDTDSDADADYICRKVLNMRLFPNENSGKAWDHSVMQKNYQVLLVSQFTLYGFLKGNKPDFHVAMAPQRAKPFYASLVDRFRTAYNSDAIKDGVFGAMMKVNLVNDGPVTMQLDSQTPKNTANATES; encoded by the exons ATGGAACTGCAATTGGTGTGGCCTTTTAGGTGTAGGGTTCCACGTGTGGGAGCAGGAAGCGCAAGCAGAGGAATAAGAATTGGGAGCGCCAGAGTGAGAAGAAAAGCAGTGACGGCAATGCGAGCGGTGGTTCAGCGCGTGGCCTCTGCCTCCGTCGAGGTCGAAGGCAGCATCGTCTCCGAGATTGGCCCCGGCCTTCTCGTCCTCGTAGGAATCCACGACACCGATTCCGATGCAGACGCCGATTACAT ATGCCGAAAGGTCTTGAATATGAGGCTGTTCCCAAATGAAAATTCGGGTAAAGCGTGGGACCACAGTGTAATGCAGAAAAATTATCAAGTTTTGTTGG tGAGTCAGTTTACGTTGTATGGATTCTTGAAGGGTAACAAACCGGATTTTCACGTTGCGATGGCGCCTCAGAGAGCCAAACCATTCTATGCCTCTTTGGTTGACAGGTTTAGAACCGCCTATAATTCTGATGCAATCAAGG ATGGTGTATTTGGAGCAATGATGAAG GTGAATTTGGTTAACGATGGACCAGTTACCATGCAGCTTGATTCACAAACACCCAA GAATACCGCTAATGCAACAGAGTCTTAA